From Pseudomonas arsenicoxydans:
TCGCCGCCTCTGGTGGTGCGCGGATGCAGGAAGCCCTGATCTCCCTGATGCAAATGGCCAAGACCTCTGCGGTGCTGGCGCGTCTGCGTGAAGAAGGTATTCCGTTCATCTCCGTGCTGACCGACCCGGTCTACGGCGGCGTTTCCGCCAGCCTGGCAATGCTTGGTGACGTGATCGTCGGTGAGCCCAAGGCCCTGATCGGCTTCGCCGGTCCGCGCGTGATCGAGCAAACCGTGCGTGAAAAACTGCCGGAAGGCTTCCAGCGCAGTGAGTTCCTGCTGGAACACGGCGCGATCGACATGATCATTCACCGTCAGGAACTGCGTCCGCGCCTGGGCAACCTGCTGGCACAAATGATGGGCCTGCCGACGCCGAAATTCGTCGCCGCGCCAATCGAGCCGATCGTGGTTCCACCGGTACCTGCGAACATATGACCGAACGTACCCTTGGCGAATGGCTCGCCTACCTTGAGCAGTTGCACCCTTCGGCCATCGACATGGGCCTGGAGCGTTCGCAACAGGTAGCGTCCCGCATGGGGCTGGGCAAGCCGGCGCCTCGGGTGATCACGGTCACCGGCACCAACGGCAAGGGTTCCACCTGCGCATTCGTGGCTTCATTGCTGCGGGCGCAGGGCCTGAAGGTGGGTGTCTACAATTCTCCGCACCTGCTGCGTTACAACGAGCGGGTGCAGGTCAATGGCGTCGAAGCCACGGACGCCGAGCTGTGCGAAGCCTTTGCTGCGGTCGAGGCGGGCCGTGGCGACACGTCCCTGACGTATTTCGAAATGGGCACCCTGGCGGCGTTCTGGCTGTTTCAACGGGCGGGGCTTGATGCCGTGGTGCTGGAAGTCGGCCTGGGCGGGCGTCTGGACACGGTCAACGTGGTCGACGCCGACATGGCGTTGGTCACCAGCATCGGCGTCGATCATGCAGACTATCTGGGTAACACCCGCGAGTCCGTTGCCTTTGAGAAAGCCGGCATCTTCCGCCAGGGCGCGCCTGCGCTCTGTGGCGATCTGAATCCCCCGCAACCCCTGCTGGACAAGGCACGTGAGCTGGCTTGCCCGTTTTTCCTGCGTGGCCGCGACTTTGACCTCGGTGTGACCGATCACAACTGGCAATGGCGCGGGCTGGACGCTCAAGGGCGTGTGGTCGAATTGCACGACCTGCCGTTGCTCGACCTGCCGATGGAAAACGCCGCATTGGCTTTGCAGGCATACCTGTTGCTCGGGTTGCCGTGGGTAGATGCACAGATTATTGAAGCGCTGAAAGCGACGCGGGTGGTCGGTCGCCTTGATCGCCGTCAGTTCGACTGGCAGGGCAAGCGTCTGAATCTGTTGCTGGATGTGGGGCATAACCCGCATGCCGCCGAGTACCTGGCTCGCCGTCTGGCCAGCCGTCCGCCGGTCGGCAAGCGTCTGGCAGTGTTCGGATTGTTGGCGGACAAGGATCTGGATGGTGTCATCGGCGAATTGAATGCTAGTGTCCAGCAATGGGCGGTTGCGCCGCTGGATTCACCGCGGGCGCGTCCGGTAGCCGATTTGCAGGCCGCGTTGCAGAACCTTGGCGCCGCGGTAACGTCCTATGACAGCGTGGCTGCGGCCCTGGAAGGGCAGTGCGCGCTGGCGACAAGCGACGACGAGATTCTGTTGTTCGGATCATTTTATTGTGTCGCCGAGGCCCTTGAATGGCTGGCCCGGCGCTCCACGGAGGAAGCGGCAAATGGCATTGCTGGATAAGGCATACAAACAACGCATGGTTGGCGCCCTGGTTCTGGTGGCGCTGGCGGTGATTTTCCTGCCGATGCTGTTTTCCCGTCAGGACGAACAGCGTCAGGTAACCGTCGAAGCGCCATCCGCGCCGCAAGCACCGTCCGTGCCGCAAGTGCAGGTCGATCCTGTGGTGGTGCCTGAACCACAGGCGCTGCCTCAGGAGCCTGTGCCGAGTGATGACGAGATCGCTCAGCAGGCAGTGCCGGCGAAGCCGATTGCGCCTGCCGCACCCGTCGCGCCTGCCGCCAAGCCGGTCGCACCAGCGCCAGCCCCGGTGCCTGCTTTGGCTGCCAAGCCTTCAGCCGCGCCGTCTCAGCCGATTTCAGCTGCGCCGGGCAAGCCTGACACCACTCAGAGCCGCGTCGACGCCAATGGCCTGTCGGTCAGCTGGTCGGTGCAACTGGCCAGCCTGTCGAGTCGTGAAAGCGCCGAAAGTCTGCAAAAAGACCTGCGCAGTCAGGGCTACAATGCCTACATCCGTACCGCCGATGGCAAGAATCGGGTATTTGTCGGGCCGCTGATCGAGCGCGCCGAGGCCGATCGTCTGCGTGACTTGCTGGGTCGTCAGAAGAACCTCAAGGGGTTTGTGGTGCGCTTCCAGCCTGAGCGCAATTAAAACTATCGCCCCGATTTGAAATGCACTGAAAATCGCAGCTTACCGATAGTCATGCGCTCTGCTAAAATGCGCCGCCTTATCCGTCTGTAGGCTGCACTGTGCCATTTACCTGGGTTGACTGGGCGATCGTTGCAATCGTCGCCATCTCCGCATTGATCAGTCTGAGCCGCGGCTTCGTCAAAGAAGCATTATCGCTGGTGACCTGGATCATCGCAGGAGTCGTCGCCTGGATGTTCGGTGGTTCATTGTCCGAGTACCTCGCCGGATACATCCAAACGCCATCGGCTCGTATAATCACGGGCTGTGCCATCATGTTTGTCGCCACGTTAATCGTAGGCGCAATGATCAATTATCTTATCGGCGAGTTGGTTCGCGTCACCGGGTTGTCCGGGACCGATCGATTCCTCGGCATGGCCTTCGGCGCCGCGCGTGGCGTGTTGCTGGTGGTCGTGGCGGTCGGGCTCTTGAGCCTGGGGCCGGTACAGCAGGACGGGTGGTGGAAAGAGTCACAGCTCGTGCCAAAATTTCTATTGGTCGCAGACTGGTCCAAAAACCTGATCCTCGGGTGGAGCAGTCAGTGGCTTGCCAGCGGTATCAGCGTACCCGCTGAAATACCGTTCAAGGATCACCTCTTGCCGATGGCCAAAACGCCTCAGTGAGTTGTGTTCAGTTCAGATCCATTAAGTAGGGGTTGCGTCGCATGTGTGGCATCGTCGGTATCGTCGGTAAGTCGAACGTCAATCAGGCGCTGTATGACGCGCTAACCGTGCTCCAGCACCGCGGCCAGGACGCTGCCGGTATCGTGACCAGCCATGATGGCCGGTTATTCCTGCGCAAGGACAATGGCCTGGTGCGTGACGTGTTCCATCAGCGTCACATGCAGCGCCTCGTCGGCCACATGGGCATTGGCCATGTGCGTTATCCGACCGCAGGCAGCTCGACCTCGGCCGAAGCTCAACCGTTTTACGTCAACTCGCCTTACGGCATCACCTTGGCGCACAACGGTAACCTGACCAACGTTGAACAGTTGGCCAAGGAGATTTACGAATCTGACCTGCGCCACGTCAACACCAATTCCGATTCGGAAGTGCTGCTGAACGTGTTTGCGCACGAACTGGCCCAGCGCGGCAAGTTACAGCCAACCGAAGAAGACGTGTTTGCGGCGGTCACTGACGTGCACAACCGTTGCGTCGGCGGTTATGCGGTTGTGGCGATGGTGACCGGTTACGGCATCGTCGGTTTCCGCGACCCGCACGGCATCCGCCCGATCGTGTTCGGTCAGCGTCACACCGACGAAGGCGTCGAGTACATGATCGCCTCCGAAAGCGTGTCCCTGGACGTGCTCGGTTTCACCCTGATTCGCGACCTGGCGCCGGGCGAAGCGGTCTACATCACTGAAGACGGCAAGCTGCATACCCGTCAGTGTGCGACCAACCCGTCCCTGACCCCTTGCATCTTCGAACACGTCTACCTGGCGCGTCCGGATTCGATCATCGACGGCGTGTCGGTCTACAAGGCCCGTCTGCGCATGGGTGAGAAGCTAGCCGAGAAGATCCTGCGCGAGCGTCCAGAACACGACATCGACGTGGTCATCCCGATTCCGGACACCAGCCGCACCGCGGCCCTGGAGCTGGCGAACCACCTGGGCGTCAAGTTCCGCGAAGGCTTCGTGAAGAACCGCTACATCGGCCGGACCTTCATCATGCCGGGCCAGGCAGCGCGGAAAAAATCCGTACGCCAGAAGCTCAACGCCATTGAACTGGAATTCCGCGGCAAGAACGTGATGCTGGTGGACGACTCGATCGTTCGCGGCACTACGTGCAAGCAGATCATCCAGATGGCCCGTGAAGCTGGCGCGAAAAATGTCTACTTCTGCTCCGCCGCCCCGGCCGTTCGTTACCCGAACGTCTACGGTATCGACATGCCGAGCGCTCATGAGCTGATCGCCCACAACCGTTCGACCCAGGACGTGGCCGACCTGATCGGCGCTGACTGGCTGATCTATCAGGACCTGCCTGACTTGATCGAAGCGGTCGGTGGCGGCAAGATCAAGATCGACAAGTTCGATTGCGCGGTGTTCGACGGCCAGTACGTCACCGGCGACGTCGACGAGGCTTACCTGAACAAGATCGAGCAGGCTCGTAACGATGCCTCCAAGGTCAAGACGCAGGCAGTCAGCGCGATCATTGATCTGTATAACAACTGAGTAACAACCGGCCCTGAGGGGCCGGTTTTGTATCTACTAGAAGAGCAAGGCAAGGAGTGACAGCATGAGTCAGGATTGGGATGCCGGTCGGCTGGACAGCGACCTCGAA
This genomic window contains:
- a CDS encoding SPOR domain-containing protein, which translates into the protein MALLDKAYKQRMVGALVLVALAVIFLPMLFSRQDEQRQVTVEAPSAPQAPSVPQVQVDPVVVPEPQALPQEPVPSDDEIAQQAVPAKPIAPAAPVAPAAKPVAPAPAPVPALAAKPSAAPSQPISAAPGKPDTTQSRVDANGLSVSWSVQLASLSSRESAESLQKDLRSQGYNAYIRTADGKNRVFVGPLIERAEADRLRDLLGRQKNLKGFVVRFQPERN
- a CDS encoding CvpA family protein — translated: MPFTWVDWAIVAIVAISALISLSRGFVKEALSLVTWIIAGVVAWMFGGSLSEYLAGYIQTPSARIITGCAIMFVATLIVGAMINYLIGELVRVTGLSGTDRFLGMAFGAARGVLLVVVAVGLLSLGPVQQDGWWKESQLVPKFLLVADWSKNLILGWSSQWLASGISVPAEIPFKDHLLPMAKTPQ
- the purF gene encoding amidophosphoribosyltransferase gives rise to the protein MCGIVGIVGKSNVNQALYDALTVLQHRGQDAAGIVTSHDGRLFLRKDNGLVRDVFHQRHMQRLVGHMGIGHVRYPTAGSSTSAEAQPFYVNSPYGITLAHNGNLTNVEQLAKEIYESDLRHVNTNSDSEVLLNVFAHELAQRGKLQPTEEDVFAAVTDVHNRCVGGYAVVAMVTGYGIVGFRDPHGIRPIVFGQRHTDEGVEYMIASESVSLDVLGFTLIRDLAPGEAVYITEDGKLHTRQCATNPSLTPCIFEHVYLARPDSIIDGVSVYKARLRMGEKLAEKILRERPEHDIDVVIPIPDTSRTAALELANHLGVKFREGFVKNRYIGRTFIMPGQAARKKSVRQKLNAIELEFRGKNVMLVDDSIVRGTTCKQIIQMAREAGAKNVYFCSAAPAVRYPNVYGIDMPSAHELIAHNRSTQDVADLIGADWLIYQDLPDLIEAVGGGKIKIDKFDCAVFDGQYVTGDVDEAYLNKIEQARNDASKVKTQAVSAIIDLYNN
- the folC gene encoding bifunctional tetrahydrofolate synthase/dihydrofolate synthase → MTERTLGEWLAYLEQLHPSAIDMGLERSQQVASRMGLGKPAPRVITVTGTNGKGSTCAFVASLLRAQGLKVGVYNSPHLLRYNERVQVNGVEATDAELCEAFAAVEAGRGDTSLTYFEMGTLAAFWLFQRAGLDAVVLEVGLGGRLDTVNVVDADMALVTSIGVDHADYLGNTRESVAFEKAGIFRQGAPALCGDLNPPQPLLDKARELACPFFLRGRDFDLGVTDHNWQWRGLDAQGRVVELHDLPLLDLPMENAALALQAYLLLGLPWVDAQIIEALKATRVVGRLDRRQFDWQGKRLNLLLDVGHNPHAAEYLARRLASRPPVGKRLAVFGLLADKDLDGVIGELNASVQQWAVAPLDSPRARPVADLQAALQNLGAAVTSYDSVAAALEGQCALATSDDEILLFGSFYCVAEALEWLARRSTEEAANGIAG